The Edaphobacter sp. 12200R-103 genome contains a region encoding:
- a CDS encoding ABC transporter ATP-binding protein: MPTAVPIRAETPAATTAASLESVSKIYGTFAALRNVSVTFPAGSSTVILGENGAGKSTLLRIVAGLISPSRGQVSAFGGSPHEHRHRIAYMSHSTMLYDELTAMENLTYFAALHRGDSCACVGSPEMALRAVGLDPALNRPVGQYSQGMRQRASLARVLQTDPELLLLDEPFSNLDVSSAGHLVELLADFRTWPVAGGGARTLILTTHQASLAVPLADRTLTMRQGQAIDLSTGSNG; encoded by the coding sequence ATGCCTACTGCTGTCCCAATTCGCGCTGAAACTCCTGCCGCCACGACCGCAGCTTCGCTCGAATCCGTTTCGAAGATCTACGGCACCTTCGCTGCACTGCGGAACGTCTCCGTTACCTTCCCGGCGGGATCTTCGACCGTGATCCTGGGAGAGAACGGCGCCGGCAAATCGACGCTTCTGCGCATCGTCGCCGGATTGATCTCGCCCAGCCGGGGTCAGGTAAGCGCCTTCGGCGGTTCTCCCCACGAGCATCGTCACCGCATCGCCTACATGAGCCACTCCACCATGCTGTACGACGAGCTGACCGCGATGGAGAATCTCACCTACTTCGCCGCGCTGCATCGCGGCGATAGCTGCGCGTGCGTCGGTTCGCCCGAGATGGCCCTGCGCGCCGTCGGCCTGGACCCCGCACTCAACCGCCCCGTCGGTCAGTATTCTCAGGGCATGCGGCAGCGCGCCTCCCTTGCACGCGTCCTTCAGACCGACCCCGAGCTTCTTCTGCTGGACGAACCCTTCTCGAACCTCGATGTCTCGAGCGCCGGTCACCTTGTTGAGTTGCTCGCCGACTTTCGCACCTGGCCTGTCGCCGGGGGAGGCGCACGCACCCTGATCCTTACCACGCACCAGGCCTCGCTTGCCGTTCCCCTTGCGGACCGTACTCTTACCATGCGCCAAGGTCAGGCAATCGACCTCTCCACCGGAAGCAACGGATGA